In Orcinus orca chromosome 15, mOrcOrc1.1, whole genome shotgun sequence, the DNA window AGAAGAAGGTGGGGAGGGCGTTACTGAGCTGGAGTGTCCACAAATGTACCCCAATGAGGGGAGCAGCTGGATCTAGGGGGAGGCATGGGGCTCTCTACCTCTCTTCCTTTGTCGGAGCTCACGTAGCGCAGCCCGGATGAGCTTCCGCTCCTCAAAGTCCGTAGTTTGATCCAGCTGCAGACAGAGTCCCTGTCATTGCCTATCTGGTGCCTGCTGGCCCTGGCCCCTGCCAACCCCCAGTCCACCAGATCTGGCCATACCATCTTGTCCAGGACACTCTCATCCTCAATGGTCATCAGCTCCTCGGTGCTCAGAGGGCTCCGCCTCTCTGGTGCTTTGTCCACGCAGGTCTGCTCGGCGCCATTGGCCACCTCCACTGCTGCAGAGGGGGGCTCTGCTGGTTCTGGCTCCATCTGTGTGGTGCGGAGAGGGCATGGACTTTAAGCAGGGGTGTAAATGAAACCAACCATGCCCCAAAGTACAGGGGGCCAGGCCCTGGGACTTCTGGCACAGCCTTTGAAATACCGCTAGCCAGCTGGACTGCCTGCCCAAGGATGACCATGTTGATGTCAGGCTCACAGAAGAGGTACTGAGAGCCTTGTTGTAGGGCTTCCCATGTACCCAGAACTGTCTTAATAAATTAAGGGAGGCAATAATGGTGATTTCCATTCAGTGGTGAGCACTGTATAAACACTAGGTATTTTACTGTCCCTATTTAACAGAagggaaaactgaagctcagggtaGCTGCATGACTTGCCCACAGTCCTTCTATAAGTGTGATGCAGACTGGGATCTGAGCTGAAGCTAGCCTAACTCCTGAATCTGAGTTCCTTCTGCGGCTTCattcccagccccctcccaggcAGGCTGTGCTCTGTCCTGCCTGCTCCCAAAGCCTGGGTCCTCCTGGGCCAGTGCCCAGGCAGCAAGCACATGCCCGCCCTCAACACACCAAGGGAGCTGGACCAGGGCCCATAGGCTCCTGACCAGGTGTCTGACCGGGGCTGCCCAGAGCCAAGTCCTCTCTGAAGCTCgcccctgctccccacaccccCTAGCATGAATCACCCCCTAAGGGGCCTCCAACCCCAATCtagccccccacccctcccagggcATCTTCCCAGCCCCTTGCAGACAAGCCCCCAGCCCAACTATCAgagcccctcccctcctggcaGGGCCTCTCTGTTTGCTGTAAGAGTAAGGAGAGCCGAGGTGGCAGCTGCTTCAGGGAGGCTCGgcctggcaggggcagggagtgggggtggggctggaggctgggccCCGGCCAGGGGCTGCCAGGGCAGCCGCCACGTGTGCCTCAGGGCCAGGAGCCTGGCACCATCTCGCCTCAGTCTTGGAGCGCTAGTGCCCCAGTCCCCTGTACAGAtaggtaaactgaggctcagagaaggtggtAGGCCACCTAGGGTCACTGAGCAGAGGCAGAGCCTGGCTCAAAACCACCCGCCTCCCTGCAGCCCGTAAGGACTTACGAGACTGCCGCTGTGGGCAGGGCTTGCAGAGGAGCGGCGGCGGGTGCTGAAGGCAGGCGGGTGGGCCACAGGGGTCCCAGCATCCTCGGCCGCCTGGAAGAGGGCCTCAGGGTCCGCAGCGGCCAGGAGCAGCTCACTGGGCTCCAGCTCGGGCTCAAGGTCAGGCACAAGTGGGACCCCCAACCGCAGGCTCAGCACCTCCACCTGCCTGCCCAGCGCATCCAGCCGCCGGCTCAGCGCTGCTGTCTCCGCCCGCAGCTCTTCAGCTGCCCGGGCCACCGGCTCCACGGCCGAGGCAGCTGCCTCAGCTGCCTGGGTCACTGCCGCCCGGCCTGCCTCCGCCACTGCCCGCAGCTCCTCCAACGCCCGGCCCAATCTCTCCTCGAGGGCTGCGGCCAGCTCAGACCTGGGCCCCGGTACCCCCGGCATGGTGATGGTGGGGGCTCTATGGTGGGGTGACGAAGGGGGCAGTGGTAGGGACTGCTGCTTCTGTCTGGCAGAGTCAGTCTTTGCAGCTGGCCTGAGGGCGAAGGCAAGGGCAGTGGGCCTGCCCCGCCCCTGCTGGCCTCCCAGCCCGCCACCTGCCAGCTGGGGCTGTAGCCCAAATAGAAACCTATTCTGGGCTCCCTctggagggggcagtgggggaggggtggcctgCCCAAGCAGGCGGACCGccaggcctggccctggccctgcagAGATCACAGACTGGCAGTACAGCAAGTCTGCACAGGTTCTGAAGGACTGCCGAGGCCGGGGCCCCATGCCCcataggtggggaaactgaggcagggagtaAGGCATGGGCCTGTCTGGGCCACCACGTGCATTAGCCGTGAGGACCCAGTCTGccagactccagagcctgtgtcctCTGCCCTCATGCCATGCTGTTTTAGAAAGCTTTGAACCGATGGGggcaatggaggcacagagaggcggGACTTCAAGCAATCTGTAGTAGCAAGTGCCTTATCCCTGAGATaaatgtcctctgcctgcctctggtGCTCAGATCCAACCACAGACTCTGAGCAAGTGCATTACAGGCACACGATTTGCCTCCCCTTGGTTctggctggggaaactgaggcaagtaGGTGGTCATACCTGGCGCTCCCTGTGGCACCTCCCATCCACCCCAAGGGCCTCAGCCACCCTCTCCTCACTCCCTTGGCAGAGAGCAGTTAGGTCCTGCTCTGTGAGGTGAAGGGTGCTTTCCTGCCCCCACCCTCTCCCTATCACCCTTGAGAAAGCCCAAAGCTGGCTCTAGCCATTTCACCTCAAAGTCCCATTCAGCCCCTGGAACAGCACAGAGGCCATTACCTGGGCAGCTGGGCAGCCCGCTGGGGAACCCTTCCCAGGCTGAGCTCCCAGCCGGCTGATCCCGGGCTCCAGAATGAATAATGGAAGGGTGCGGCAGATTCAGTTCCCGTGGCACCTGCTAGGCTGCTGCCTCACCTGACTGGCACCCCCTTGCCTGTCCCCCCTCAGTGCTTCTGCCcaggcccccccccaccccgagatgTTGACGCAGATGGTAATCACTAATCTCCAATCTCCTAACGGGCCAGGCTGATCTTGAATGAGCAGATGAACGGCTCTGCACCTTGGGGCTGAGGTTCAGTATAGGCTGGGAGCAGGGCCACTGGGGCTGCTACAGGAAGAGGGGGGCAAGCCCTTATtacccttctctgagcctcagttgtccCATCTGTTCACGAGGAATGAACCGACCAATTCTGGAGTAAGGACCAGAGATCATCATGTGGGAAGCTTAAGGCCAGTACAGAGTGAGCTTCTGACATGTCTAGTGGCTGATAGGTGGGGGTCTGGCCTTAGCTCTGCCACCAACTGTCTGTGGACTGTGGTCACCTTctctctgtgggcctcagtttcctgtgtGTGCTGTAGGGGAAGAGCAGAGCAGAGGAGCCCTGAGAGCCCTGCACCCTGAAGCAGTCTACATGAGCAGGCTGACGGTGAGGCTGGTGGGGTGAGGAAGGGCTCACCTTAATGCTGCAGCCTCCTCGGCTACCAGGGGAGGCATGGCTGAAGCTGGTGACGTGAGTGACACTGCCCAGCCGAGCCAGGTTCCCAGGGCTGCTGATATGCGTGATGGTGCTCTTGCCCCCACTGCTGGTGCTAAGGAGGGTGGGGGGCGCCCGCAGCCCCAGCATCAGTTCTGGATAGGGAGAAGGACTATGGTCAGGATCAGGGGGGGTGAGGGTAATTCCAGTCCAGGTTGATGGCGCCCAGTGCACCCTTTGGAGACACCCTGAGCCCTGACCACAGCATCTGTCCTATGTGCAGAGCTGGGTGGCTGCAGGCAGTCATCCCCAGCAGTGGGGAGGCAGCGGGGAGGCCTACCTGCCCTCTGGTTGCCTGTGGGCAGCAGCACCCGGCCCGTGGAGGCCTGGCCCCGGCCATCCTTGATCTCGATGGTGAATGTGGTCTTCATACTGGCCCCTGGCTCAGCAGTGCCCACGGCCACGGCTAGCGGGGCACTGGGCGCCTCTGAGCGGGCCATGGGCCCCCCTGCTCTGTTTTCAAGGGGCCTGACAGCCAAGCCCCGCCCCCTGGGGCCCTCCTCCCTGGGGCAGCTCTGAAGTTGGGCCAGGGGCCGGGCTGTTCCTCGCTGATCCTTGTTGAACTGGGAGGAGGTGTCACTGGGGCCCCGTGAGGAGGGGcccctggaggaggaggcaggggTGGTGCTGATGTGGGAGGAGCCTGGGAGCCTTGCAGGGGTCGAGGGACCTAGGGCTGCCCGGAGTGGGCCTTCCTGGAGCCCAGCAGCCATAGGAGAATCGGATGTGAACTTGCGCACACGGTCCCGTACGGAGCCAGCCCGCTGGAACAGGGAAGGTCCGCTGGCAAGGGGGGTGGGCTCTAGAAGGGACAGGAGGGCTGTCAGTGGTGGGATGGGACAGGGACTGCCCAGAGCCCGGGGTTGTGGGAACTGGCAGTACCTCGGTTCTGGACTGGCTGGCGGGGGCTCAGCACAGACAGGGAGCGTTGGCAGGGGCGAGGGCCAGCCAGGTCTGGCAGCATGGGAAGGCGGTGGCAGCCATGTGGGCGCAGAGAGAGGAGAGTGGATGGTGGGGTCCACCTCTCATAGTCCTCTCTTCCACACCTCCTCAGCCTCCCAACCCCTTCCTGCACCTCaacctccccagcctccccagacCATCCTGCACCTCCCACAGCTCCTAGCCTCCCCACTCAGCTGCGTCTCTCTTACAGGCCCCTCCTTCCCTGACCCCGGGATAACTTGGACactcctgggggctggggctaGGCTTGGGCTGGAGGAAGGGTGCCCAGATTCTCCCTGCTGATGGGGATGGTGGACACCCCCCTGGCCAGCACTGCCCACGGCTCCAGCTGGGAGATGGGCGCACTCCCTTATTGGGGAAAAGAATGTGCCTGAGGCCTGTTGCCTTTCAAGGCTGCAGGGAGGCCTCTGGCCATGGGTGCgggagtgggggggtggggaggggtggggacacCTCAGGAGCAGTGGGAGGAGTGTCAGAGCCTGCCTGGACCTGAGGGGCACTGGAGCCATCTAGGCACAAGAACCCATTTTccaggcagggaaggggaggcccagggaggcagATGCCCCTAGCTATCTCTGCTGGAACCCTACCTGCTCTCTTTGTGTCGGAGGGACCTTTGGTAGGGCCATCAGCAGCAGGGGGCTCTGTGGGGCCAGGCAGGAGCTGCAGGGGAGACACGGCATGGGCAGGGCCTGACTCCCAGACTGGGGAGCTCACCTGCCTAGCATCCCTGTCCCTCATCTAGACTCACCTTGTTGACCACCTGCCCCTCCGTGCTGGGGGTGGCTGGAggctcctggggctcagggctGGCAGCCCTGGGCGGGCTGGGAGGTGGCTTGGGGCCACCCAGAGCCTCAGTGGCAGGGCGTGGGGCCTCGGCAGGCTCCAGTGGAGGCTCAGGAGAGGTAGTGGGGGGTGAACTGTCGGCTGAGGCAGGTGAGCTGGGTGTGCCCCCAGGTGGGGCCCGAAGCAGTAGTGTCACTGTCGTTACGTCATGGCTGGTGCCATTGGGGGTTGGAGTTGGCTCTGGGACCTCTGCCTGCTGCTCCTGTTCCTCTGGCTTTGGCACCTGCGGGAGACCCGTGGGAGACCCACAGGATGTGGCCAAGGCTCTCCAGGCTGGCAGGCACCCAGGGCAGGGCATGCAAAGCAGAGGGGCTGGACACGGTTTCCTGCAGGCACATCTGCACAAGCACGGTCACTGGCACACCATGGGCCGTCTTTGATCCCCACTTCCCAACCTCTTGGCACTGCCTAGTCAAGGGCAGTTCAGAGATGACCAGATCCTAATGGCAGGGGTTGGGGACAGCAGGAGACCTGCTGGGGACTCCCAGACTTAATCAATTTCTGGCGTGGAGGCCCCTGACCCCTGGCCTCTGCCTGGTTAATTATGGGGTTAGTGGGTAGTCCTGCCAGGACCAGGGACCCAGCGGCCTCTTCTGGCCACTTAGGGAACCTGCACGACCCGACCTCTCACCCACACTCCCTGGAGAACAGAGCCGAAACTGGCCCCTGACAGCAGGACCTGATAAGCCAAGGTAAGGAACTGGGCTGTacggagggggaggggcagcctcaGATGGTTTAAGCTGGGCAAGTACCAGGATCTGATTTTCATTTTAGGGAGATCCCTCTGTCTGCTGAGTGGAGGCTGGATGGCCAGTGTGGGGATGGAAGGTAGGTGTGGAAGCAGGGAGGCCAGCAGGGAGGTCAACAGGGTGGTAATGAGTGACAGTCAGGAACCTGGGAGCAGTGTAGACAAGCTGGTTTTGTGGGGGAGGCCTGGGTAGAGACAAACTCTGGAGTGGAGACATGTGACTAGAAGTTGCCTGGGAGAGTGGGCAGAGGCCTGACAGAGTCCCACTGTCCCCCAAACACAAGCTGGGGGCCCCCTCAGTTAAGTACCAATCTAGCAAAGACACATAGGCGCTCTGTGCTGCTGGCGTCCATGGGCACAGGACCTTGCCCACATCCCTTACCTCACACCGGTCCAGCCTGTGTGCTGCCCGCCCCTTGCTGTCCTCTCTTGAGCCACTGCTGGGACGCCCGCTGCACAACCTTCCAGCCAATGTGGCGgctggagggaaagggagaagtgTCAGGTGAGTGGCAGGGGGTCAGGGTGAGGCGTTGCTGGGGGCAGCATgcagcagggcaggggtggggccagGGCAGGGCACGTACCCTCAATCTCCTGGGCCCGTACACGGCGGATGGCGGCTCGGATCAGCTTGCGTTCCTCGTACTCAGCAGCGCCTCGCAGCTGTAGGTGAGGGGTGGGCCACGGGTATGTGGAGTCCAGGTCTtcacctgccctgcccccatcccctgccctggcccaggCCTCACCAGTGTGGTCAGCTCCTCCACATCACTCATGGACTCCAGCCGTCCTGCCAGCCGTGCCAGAGCAGCCTGCTGCTCAGCCTTCTGCTGCTGAGAGCTGCAGGGACACCATGACTATAACCTCCATTGCCAGGGCCAGGTCATAGAGGATGTGGGCTGAGGGCAGAGGCCAGGACAGGGTACCTGGAACCTTGGCAGAGGGGCAGGTAGCTGTGCACACCCTCTGGCTACACGCTGGCACATGCACGCCCATGGACCTGAGCGCTAATATCACATGGGCGTGGCCAGGACACCATGACCAGCATGTGGTCCGTGCCCACCAACATCCCTGTGTACTCCAAATGCGTGCCTGCGCTGCCATTTGCACACCCAGATGGGCAGCAGACACATGGCTCATGCCTGCCTGCACAACACGAGCTGAGCCCTGGCACATTCAGCCCCACCTGCATGTCCAACCCCTCGCCACTCACTGCAGCCAGTTCTCCTTGTTGTCCTGCCGCTCGGCACGGAAGCGCTTGGATGCCAGGGCCTCCTCCTCACGTTCCAGCTCCTGCCGCTGCAGCTCCCGGATGGCTGAGCGGATGCGCCGCCGCTCTGCTAGATCTGCTGTGACCTCCAGCTGCAGGGCaaggggtggtgaggggcagGTCATTTTGGCTGCCAGGGACGGAGGGCGGGCACTGGCCGCCCACGGCTTGGCCTGGGGCACAATGAGTGTTCTGTCTCCATTCCCTCTGCCCCAAGCCCGTCATGTGCCTGCCTGCCCACCCAAACTTGGTCTCAGGGGGAGACTCAGATCATGCAGCAAGGGCTTCTGGACAGCCCACCGTGGACTAAGATTCACAGAGTGGGCAGCCAGCAACCACCCACCTGTGCCAGGTGCCAAGTCAGGCGCTCATTCCTGTGACTCGACTCCTGCCTCTTAGAGCCCTTCATCAAACCCCCAAGAACCAGGGAGTcgtggcaggaggagggaggccaTCCTATGGGCCCCTAACAGTgtccctggggagggaagggtgatTGGGCTGCTGGAATCTAGCTGTGAGCACGAGAGACTCCCAAAGTACCACAGCCCTGCTGATGGGTGGCAGCCTCGTCCACActggacagatggggaaactgaggcaggggcaGGCCCTCAGGAGTCATAGCTCCCTGCCTGGCTGGGGGCTGTTGTTCTCTCTGCACTGGTCCTGCTCTAGCCATTACTGAAGGGGCAAAGGGGCCGGGGCTCAGAGTGGGAGGGCCAACACCCCTGGGTGCACTAGGGTCCACCCAGGGCCCTAGAGAGGGCGTCCATGGGGGACAGGTGCTCCCACCAGCTTCTTAGCCTGTCACTCCCTGGGAAATTGGGGGTGGCTGGTCTAACCAGGTCCAGGAAAGGGCACCTTCTCTGGGCAGTCAGCCAATCCTGTTGCCCCCCTCACTCCTCTACCCCCTACAGAGCCTCTGT includes these proteins:
- the SMTN gene encoding smoothelin isoform X7 — translated: MADETLAGLDEGALRKLLEVTADLAERRRIRSAIRELQRQELEREEEALASKRFRAERQDNKENWLHSQQQKAEQQAALARLAGRLESMSDVEELTTLLRGAAEYEERKLIRAAIRRVRAQEIEAATLAGRLCSGRPSSGSREDSKGRAAHRLDRCEVPKPEEQEQQAEVPEPTPTPNGTSHDVTTVTLLLRAPPGGTPSSPASADSSPPTTSPEPPLEPAEAPRPATEALGGPKPPPSPPRAASPEPQEPPATPSTEGQVVNKLLPGPTEPPAADGPTKGPSDTKRADLAGPRPCQRSLSVLSPRQPVQNREPTPLASGPSLFQRAGSVRDRVRKFTSDSPMAAGLQEGPLRAALGPSTPARLPGSSHISTTPASSSRGPSSRGPSDTSSQFNKDQRGTARPLAQLQSCPREEGPRGRGLAVRPLENRAGGPMARSEAPSAPLAVAVGTAEPGASMKTTFTIEIKDGRGQASTGRVLLPTGNQRAELMLGLRAPPTLLSTSSGGKSTITHISSPGNLARLGSVTHVTSFSHASPGSRGGCSIKMEPEPAEPPSAAVEVANGAEQTCVDKAPERRSPLSTEELMTIEDESVLDKMLDQTTDFEERKLIRAALRELRQRKRDQRDKERERRLQETRARPGEGRGNTATKTTTRHSQQTADGSAVSTVTKTERLVHSNDGRRTARTTTVESSFVRRSESKAAWRLLMPACQPTFLKLSPNFHLCVSLSSRHFLFSACGYLHPSTNLPPHLPHPAQDLTLLPFPFLADGGGSTMMQTKTFSSSSSKKMGSIFDREDEASPRPGSLAALEKLQAEKKKELMKAQSLPKTSASQARKAMIEKLEKEGTACSGGPRAAVQRSTSFGVPNANSIKQMLLDWCRAKTRGYEPPCLAEKMGIPLLG
- the SMTN gene encoding smoothelin isoform X1 — translated: MADETLAGLDEGALRKLLEVTADLAERRRIRSAIRELQRQELEREEEALASKRFRAERQDNKENWLHSQQQKAEQQAALARLAGRLESMSDVEELTTLLRGAAEYEERKLIRAAIRRVRAQEIEAATLAGRLCSGRPSSGSREDSKGRAAHRLDRCEVPKPEEQEQQAEVPEPTPTPNGTSHDVTTVTLLLRAPPGGTPSSPASADSSPPTTSPEPPLEPAEAPRPATEALGGPKPPPSPPRAASPEPQEPPATPSTEGQVVNKLLPGPTEPPAADGPTKGPSDTKRADLAGPRPCQRSLSVLSPRQPVQNREPTPLASGPSLFQRAGSVRDRVRKFTSDSPMAAGLQEGPLRAALGPSTPARLPGSSHISTTPASSSRGPSSRGPSDTSSQFNKDQRGTARPLAQLQSCPREEGPRGRGLAVRPLENRAGGPMARSEAPSAPLAVAVGTAEPGASMKTTFTIEIKDGRGQASTGRVLLPTGNQRAELMLGLRAPPTLLSTSSGGKSTITHISSPGNLARLGSVTHVTSFSHASPGSRGGCSIKMEPEPAEPPSAAVEVANGAEQTCVDKAPERRSPLSTEELMTIEDESVLDKMLDQTTDFEERKLIRAALRELRQRKRDQRDKERERRLQETRARPGEGRGNTATKTTTRHSQQTADGSAVSTVTKTERLVHSNDGRRTARTTTVESSFVRRSESKAAWRLLMPACQPTFLKLSPNFHLCVSLSSRHFLFSACGYLHPSTNLPPHLPHPAQDLTLLPFPFLADGGGSTMMQTKTFSSSSSKKMGSIFDREDEASPRPGSLAALEKLQAEKKKELMKAQSLPKTSASQARKAMIEKLEKEGTACSSGGPRAAVQRSTSFGVPNANSIKQMLLDWCRAKTRGYEHVDIQNFSSSWSDGMAFCALVHNFFPEAFDYGQLSPQNRRQNFEVAFSSAETHADCPQLLDTEDMVRLREPDWKCVYTYIQEFYRCLVQKGLVKTKKS
- the SMTN gene encoding smoothelin isoform X10, which produces MADETLAGLDEGALRKLLEVTADLAERRRIRSAIRELQRQELEREEEALASKRFRAERQDNKENWLHSQQQKAEQQAALARLAGRLESMSDVEELTTLLRGAAEYEERKLIRAAIRRVRAQEIEAATLAGRLCSGRPSSGSREDSKGRAAHRLDRCEVPKPEEQEQQAEVPEPTPTPNGTSHDVTTVTLLLRAPPGGTPSSPASADSSPPTTSPEPPLEPAEAPRPATEALGGPKPPPSPPRAASPEPQEPPATPSTEGQVVNKLLPGPTEPPAADGPTKGPSDTKRADLAGPRPCQRSLSVLSPRQPVQNREPTPLASGPSLFQRAGSVRDRVRKFTSDSPMAAGLQEGPLRAALGPSTPARLPGSSHISTTPASSSRGPSSRGPSDTSSQFNKDQRGTARPLAQLQSCPREEGPRGRGLAVRPLENRAGGPMARSEAPSAPLAVAVGTAEPGASMKTTFTIEIKDGRGQASTGRVLLPTGNQRAELMLGLRAPPTLLSTSSGGKSTITHISSPGNLARLGSVTHVTSFSHASPGSRGGCSIKAAEDAGTPVAHPPAFSTRRRSSASPAHSGSLMEPEPAEPPSAAVEVANGAEQTCVDKAPERRSPLSTEELMTIEDESVLDKMLDQTTDFEERKLIRAALRELRQRKRDQRDKERERRLQETRARPGEGRGNTATKTTTRHSQQTADGSAVSTVTKTERLVHSNDGRRTARTTTVESSFVRRSENGGGSTMMQTKTFSSSSSKKMGSIFDREDEASPRPGSLAALEKLQAEKKKELMKAQSLPKTSASQARKAMIEKLEKEGTACSSGGPRAAVQRSTSFGVPNANSIKQMLLDWCRAKTRGYEHVDIQNFSSSWSDGMAFCALVHNFFPEAFDYGQLSPQNRRQNFEVAFSSAEMLVDCVPLVEVEDMMIMGKKPDPKCVFTYVQSLYNHLRRHELRLRGKNV